In Garra rufa chromosome 15, GarRuf1.0, whole genome shotgun sequence, a single genomic region encodes these proteins:
- the LOC141287141 gene encoding very long chain fatty acid elongase 4-like produces MESTWQRMESMHRWILENGDKRTDPWLLVYSPVPIICIFLCYLVIIWIGPKLMKHKEPVNLKAVLIVYNFAMIGLSIYMFHEFLVTSWLANYSYLCQPVDYSPSPLGMRMASVCWWFFFSKVIELSDTIFFILRKKNSQLTFLHVYHHGTMIFNWWAGVKYLAGGQSFFIGLLNTFVHIVMYSYYGLASLGPHMQKYLWWKRYLTSLQLVQFVLLTIHTGYNLFTECDFPDSMNIVVFAYLVSLILLFSNFYYQSYITRKSKKL; encoded by the exons ATGGAATCAACATGGCAGAGAATGGAATCCATGCATCGCTGGATTCTTGAGAATGGCG ACAAGCGGACGGACCCATGGCTTCTAGTCTACTCTCCTGTACCGAtcatctgtatatttttgtgCTATCTTGTTATTATTTGGATCGGGCCCAAGCTTATGAAACACAAAGAACCAGTGAACCTAAAAGCAGTGCTTATAGTGTACAACTTTGCCATGATCGGTTTGTCCATTTACATGTTCCATGAG TTCTTGGTCACATCTTGGCTGGCAAACTACAGTTATCTGTGTCAGCCTGTGGACTACAGCCCCAGTCCACTAGGAATGAGG ATGGCCAGTGTATGCTGGTGGTTCTTCTTCTCTAAAGTCATTGAGCTTAGTGATACA ATATTTTTTATCCTGAGGAAAAAGAACAGCCAGCTCACATTTCTGCATGTGTATCATCATGGAACTATGATCTTCAACTGGTGGGCAGGAGTTAAATATTTGGCAGGAGGTCAAT CATTTTTTATCGGGCTGCTGAATACCTTCGTTCATATCGTGATGTATTCTTACTATGGCCTGGCGTCCCTGGGGCCCCACATGCAGAAATATCTGTGGTGGAAGCGCTATCTCACCTCACTTCAGCTG GTCCAGTTTGTCCTGCTGACTATTCACACTGGATACAACCTCTTCACTGAGTGTGACTTCCCTGATTCCATGAATATAGTTGTGTTTGCATACCTCGTCAGCCTCATTTTACTCTTCAGCAACTTTTACTACCAGAGCTATATAACCAGGAAAAGCAAGAAGTTATAA